One segment of Bacteroides caecimuris DNA contains the following:
- a CDS encoding MFS transporter codes for MNKLKKEYLFFKQQEPNMRTLLVTNMLYALVLPIVEIFVGAYIMRNTSDPVMVAFYQLAMYIGIITTSLVNGYLLKKYSVKTLYSAGILVSGISMFGMMTIKSLGFVELGLAGFLMGAASGFFWTNRYLLALYNTNDNSRNYFFGLESFFFSITSIGVPLIIGAFISQIDGKEVFGFLFNINTSYCVVTMAAVVITVIACMTLWKGKFENPKETNFLYFRFNILWKKMLWLAGLKGMVQGFLVTAPAILVLKLVGDEGALGLIQGVSGALTAVLVYVLGRMARPQDRLKIFVGGLIVFFVGTLFNGILFSATGVILFVLCKVIFQPLFDLAYFPIMMRTIDAVAKIENRNEYAYILSHEFGLFLGRAFGLLLFIFLAYCVSQDFALKYALVIVAGLQLAAYPLAKNITNQTDTIEHENDK; via the coding sequence ATGAATAAACTGAAAAAAGAATATCTGTTCTTTAAGCAACAGGAACCTAACATGAGAACACTGTTGGTTACCAATATGCTTTATGCATTGGTACTACCGATAGTAGAAATCTTTGTGGGAGCCTATATCATGAGAAACACGAGTGACCCCGTGATGGTTGCTTTTTATCAGCTGGCAATGTATATAGGCATCATTACTACCTCTCTTGTTAACGGTTATCTGCTAAAGAAATACAGTGTGAAGACACTTTATTCGGCAGGAATCCTGGTAAGTGGCATTTCCATGTTCGGTATGATGACTATCAAGTCACTTGGCTTCGTCGAACTTGGTCTGGCCGGCTTTTTAATGGGAGCAGCTTCTGGTTTCTTCTGGACCAACCGATACCTGCTGGCTCTCTATAATACCAACGACAACAGCCGTAACTATTTCTTCGGATTAGAGTCTTTCTTCTTTTCTATTACCTCCATCGGTGTTCCTTTAATTATAGGCGCATTTATCAGCCAGATAGATGGAAAAGAAGTTTTCGGATTCCTCTTCAATATCAATACCTCTTACTGTGTAGTTACGATGGCAGCAGTAGTCATTACCGTTATCGCCTGCATGACACTGTGGAAAGGTAAATTCGAGAACCCCAAAGAAACGAACTTCCTCTATTTCCGCTTCAACATACTTTGGAAAAAGATGCTGTGGCTAGCCGGATTGAAAGGAATGGTTCAAGGTTTTTTAGTAACGGCACCGGCTATATTGGTATTGAAGCTGGTAGGAGATGAAGGAGCGTTAGGATTGATTCAGGGAGTTAGCGGAGCATTGACCGCTGTCCTGGTGTATGTATTAGGACGTATGGCCCGCCCGCAAGACCGTTTGAAAATATTTGTAGGAGGACTAATCGTATTCTTTGTCGGTACACTATTCAACGGTATTCTCTTCTCTGCTACGGGAGTGATCCTTTTCGTCCTTTGCAAAGTGATATTCCAGCCTTTGTTCGACCTGGCTTACTTCCCCATTATGATGAGAACAATTGATGCAGTTGCAAAGATTGAGAATAGAAACGAATATGCATATATCCTAAGTCATGAGTTCGGCCTTTTCCTTGGAAGAGCTTTCGGTTTACTACTGTTTATCTTCCTTGCTTATTGTGTATCGCAGGATTTTGCATTGAAATATGCGCTGGTGATTGTTGCCGGATTACAATTAGCGGCATATCCTTTGGCTAAGAATATTACTAATCAAACTGATACTATTGAACATGAAAATGACAAGTAA
- a CDS encoding glycoside hydrolase family 130 protein — MDIAKRCEQNPLLAPKDLKAGINGMEITCLLNPGVFKYQGKIWLLLRVAERPIQKEGIISFPIYNEQGKIEVVSFLKNDPDLDASDPRVIGYKGKNYLTTMSYLRLVSSTDGIHFKDEPEFPPIFGKGELEAFGIEDCRVATTEDGFYLTFTEVSSVAVGVGLIHTNDWKNYTRHGMIFPPHNKDCALFEQKIGDKYFALHRPSSPELGGNYIWLAESPDRLHWGNHKCVATTRDGMWDCARVGAGAAPIKTEEGWLEIYHGADFNHRYCLGALLLDLNDPSKVIARSEEPIMEPIAAYEQTGFFGNVVFTNGHLVDDDTITMYYGASDEVICKAELSISEILNVLKQTQEK, encoded by the coding sequence ATGGATATAGCTAAAAGATGTGAGCAGAACCCCCTACTGGCTCCAAAAGATTTAAAAGCGGGAATCAACGGAATGGAAATTACATGTTTGTTAAATCCCGGAGTTTTCAAATATCAAGGCAAAATTTGGTTACTTTTGCGCGTCGCAGAGAGACCTATACAGAAAGAAGGAATTATCAGTTTTCCTATATACAATGAACAAGGAAAAATAGAAGTGGTTTCGTTTTTAAAGAATGATCCCGATTTGGATGCTTCAGACCCACGCGTTATCGGTTACAAAGGAAAGAATTATCTGACTACGATGTCTTACTTACGATTGGTTTCAAGTACCGACGGTATTCACTTCAAAGATGAACCGGAATTTCCACCCATTTTCGGAAAAGGAGAGCTGGAAGCATTCGGTATTGAGGATTGCCGTGTTGCAACAACCGAAGATGGTTTTTACCTTACTTTCACAGAAGTATCGTCGGTAGCTGTAGGGGTTGGACTGATTCACACCAATGATTGGAAAAACTATACACGGCATGGAATGATATTCCCACCGCATAACAAAGATTGTGCATTGTTCGAACAGAAGATAGGTGACAAGTATTTCGCTCTTCATCGCCCGAGCAGTCCCGAACTTGGCGGCAATTATATATGGTTGGCAGAATCGCCCGACCGCTTGCATTGGGGAAACCACAAATGTGTGGCAACCACTCGTGACGGAATGTGGGATTGCGCACGTGTAGGGGCAGGGGCAGCTCCAATAAAGACAGAAGAAGGCTGGCTGGAGATTTATCATGGAGCCGATTTTAATCACCGTTATTGCTTGGGGGCTTTATTACTCGATTTAAATGACCCGTCAAAAGTGATTGCAAGAAGCGAAGAACCGATCATGGAACCTATCGCCGCTTATGAGCAAACAGGTTTCTTCGGAAATGTAGTTTTCACTAATGGGCATTTGGTGGACGACGATACGATAACCATGTATTATGGAGCAAGCGATGAAGTGATTTGTAAGGCAGAGCTTTCCATTTCAGAGATATTAAATGTATTAAAACAGACACAAGAGAAGTAA
- the nadB gene encoding L-aspartate oxidase: protein MVRKFDFLVIGSGIAGMSFALKVAHKGKVALICKSGLEEANTYFAQGGVASVTNLLVDNFDKHIEDTMIAGDWISNRAAVEKVVREAPAQIEELIKWGVDFDKNEKGEFDLHREGGHSEFRILHHKDNTGAEIQDSLIKAVQRHPNITVIENQFAIEILTQHHLGVTVTRQTPDIKCYGAYILDPKTGKVDTYLAKVTLMATGGVGAVYKTTTNPLVATGDGIAMVYRAKGTVKDMEFVQFHPTALYHPGDRPSFLITEAMRGYGGVLRTMDGKEFMQKYDPRLSLAPRDIVARAIDNEMKNRGDDHVYLDVTHKDPEETKKHFPNIYEKCLSLGIDITKDYIPVAPAAHYLCGGILVDLDGQSSIERLYAVGECSCTGLHGGNRLASNSLIEAVVYADAAAKHSLQVIDQYSYNEDIPEWNDEGTRSPEEMVLITQSIKEVNQIMSTYVGIVRSDLRLKRAWDRLDIIYEETESLFKRSVASREICELRNMVNVGYLIMRQAMERKESRGLHYTIDYPHVKK, encoded by the coding sequence ATGGTAAGAAAATTCGATTTCCTCGTTATCGGTTCCGGAATTGCCGGTATGAGTTTTGCGCTGAAAGTGGCGCACAAAGGTAAAGTTGCTCTTATCTGTAAAAGTGGGCTGGAAGAAGCCAATACGTACTTCGCCCAGGGAGGTGTAGCCTCCGTCACCAACCTTCTGGTGGATAATTTCGACAAGCACATTGAAGACACAATGATTGCCGGCGACTGGATCAGTAACCGTGCCGCAGTAGAAAAAGTAGTGCGCGAAGCTCCCGCACAAATTGAAGAACTGATTAAGTGGGGAGTGGACTTTGACAAGAACGAGAAAGGCGAATTTGACTTGCACCGCGAAGGCGGACATTCGGAGTTCCGTATTCTTCACCATAAAGATAATACGGGAGCAGAAATTCAAGACAGCCTGATTAAAGCCGTGCAACGCCATCCGAATATCACGGTCATCGAAAACCAGTTTGCCATTGAAATCCTGACACAGCATCACCTGGGTGTAACCGTAACCCGCCAGACACCGGACATCAAATGTTATGGTGCTTATATCCTCGATCCGAAAACGGGAAAAGTAGATACGTATCTTGCTAAAGTGACGCTAATGGCTACCGGTGGAGTAGGAGCCGTTTATAAAACGACCACTAACCCGCTAGTCGCTACCGGAGACGGTATCGCTATGGTGTATCGTGCCAAAGGTACGGTGAAGGATATGGAGTTTGTACAATTCCATCCTACTGCCCTGTATCATCCGGGAGACCGTCCTTCTTTCCTGATAACGGAAGCAATGCGTGGTTACGGAGGCGTACTGCGTACAATGGACGGTAAAGAGTTCATGCAGAAATACGATCCCCGTCTTTCGCTCGCTCCCCGTGACATCGTGGCACGCGCCATCGACAACGAGATGAAGAACCGCGGAGACGACCATGTATACCTGGACGTCACCCACAAAGATCCCGAAGAAACAAAGAAACACTTCCCCAATATCTACGAGAAATGTCTTAGCCTAGGCATCGACATCACGAAAGATTATATCCCGGTAGCCCCTGCCGCCCATTATCTCTGCGGAGGTATCCTTGTCGACCTCGACGGACAATCTTCCATCGAACGCCTTTATGCCGTGGGAGAATGTTCCTGCACAGGATTGCATGGAGGCAACCGCCTGGCTTCCAACTCACTGATAGAAGCAGTCGTATATGCCGATGCTGCCGCCAAACACAGTTTGCAAGTGATCGATCAATATTCTTATAATGAAGATATTCCCGAATGGAATGACGAAGGAACCCGTTCGCCGGAAGAAATGGTGCTCATTACGCAAAGTATAAAGGAAGTGAACCAAATTATGAGTACGTATGTAGGCATTGTCCGCAGCGACCTCCGTCTGAAACGTGCCTGGGACAGACTCGATATTATCTACGAAGAGACTGAAAGCCTGTTCAAACGTAGCGTAGCGTCCAGAGAAATCTGCGAATTGCGTAATATGGTGAATGTGGGTTATCTGATTATGCGCCAAGCAATGGAGCGTAAGGAAAGCCGCGGATTACATTATACGATAGATTATCCGCACGTGAAGAAATAG
- a CDS encoding PH domain-containing protein translates to MNRIFHARIAWYQYFLLVVLTVNAVGALWCKYILVAVLFVLMLIVVIEQIIHTTYTLTTNGDLEVSRGRFIRKKIIPLSEITAVRKYHSMKFGRFSVTDYILIEYGKGKFVSVMPVKEQEFAEVLEKRMFAKKVKSMETVESQKND, encoded by the coding sequence ATGAATCGAATTTTTCATGCCCGCATCGCCTGGTACCAATATTTCCTGTTGGTGGTGCTTACTGTAAATGCCGTCGGCGCATTGTGGTGTAAATATATCTTGGTGGCGGTACTGTTTGTGTTGATGCTGATTGTAGTGATCGAACAAATTATACACACTACTTATACATTGACAACAAACGGTGATCTGGAAGTCTCACGTGGCCGTTTTATTCGCAAGAAGATCATCCCGCTTTCCGAAATTACCGCAGTCAGGAAATACCATTCCATGAAATTCGGCCGTTTTTCGGTGACGGATTATATCCTGATAGAATACGGAAAAGGGAAGTTTGTTTCGGTGATGCCTGTTAAGGAACAGGAGTTTGCAGAGGTGCTCGAAAAGAGGATGTTCGCAAAGAAAGTAAAGAGTATGGAGACGGTAGAATCTCAAAAGAATGATTGA